A DNA window from Staphylococcus warneri contains the following coding sequences:
- a CDS encoding sugar kinase yields MSFITFGEILMRLSTPNHQTFNQAQSFNINYGGAEMNVAIGLSGLGVKTSMISAVPDNDLGNQIIQNLKRYDVNTEHMSQKEGRLGLYYIESGYAQRANRLIYDRQMSTFSQFYHRDDDIKSILKGHDWFHITGITAGLNQELLLFLKKAVKVAKELGLFVSCDLNFRAALWDFDTARKEMSDILYDVDLVFGYEPIALPYDKGHDQKDGLDRMTDIDVIRPYLTQIHKKYNVQYIAFVQRKIFNHKRNRLQGFLSTKDQLAKTEPLDVDILDRLGTGDAFSVGVIYGIMQKWNLEKIVEFGIYNMSYKHNIFGDFSYASLENIYASIQSNRDINR; encoded by the coding sequence ATGTCATTCATCACATTTGGCGAAATTCTAATGCGTTTAAGTACACCTAATCACCAAACGTTTAATCAAGCACAATCCTTTAATATTAATTACGGTGGCGCAGAGATGAATGTGGCGATAGGATTATCAGGATTAGGTGTCAAAACGTCGATGATTAGTGCTGTACCTGATAATGATTTAGGTAATCAAATTATTCAAAATTTAAAGCGATATGATGTCAATACTGAGCATATGAGTCAAAAGGAAGGCAGATTGGGCCTATATTATATCGAAAGCGGGTATGCTCAGCGTGCAAATCGACTTATTTATGATCGTCAAATGAGTACATTTAGTCAATTTTATCATCGAGATGATGATATCAAATCAATTTTAAAAGGTCATGATTGGTTTCATATTACTGGTATCACAGCAGGATTGAATCAAGAATTATTATTATTTTTGAAAAAAGCAGTCAAAGTTGCGAAAGAATTAGGTCTATTTGTAAGTTGTGACTTGAATTTTAGAGCAGCACTATGGGACTTTGATACGGCCAGAAAAGAAATGTCAGACATATTATATGATGTGGATTTAGTTTTTGGTTATGAACCGATAGCATTGCCATATGACAAAGGTCACGACCAAAAAGATGGATTAGATAGAATGACAGATATTGATGTCATAAGACCATATTTAACTCAAATCCATAAGAAGTACAATGTTCAATATATTGCGTTTGTACAAAGAAAAATTTTTAACCATAAAAGAAACCGCTTACAAGGATTTCTATCTACAAAGGATCAATTAGCAAAAACTGAGCCTTTGGATGTTGATATTTTGGATAGATTAGGAACTGGGGATGCATTTAGCGTAGGTGTCATTTATGGGATTATGCAGAAATGGAATTTAGAAAAAATTGTTGAATTCGGTATTTATAACATGAGCTATAAACACAATATATTTGGTGATTTTAGTTATGCAAGTCTAGAAAATATTTACGCATCTATTCAAAGTAATCGAGATATCAATAGATAG
- a CDS encoding bifunctional 2-keto-4-hydroxyglutarate aldolase/2-keto-3-deoxy-6-phosphogluconate aldolase, whose translation MKKMQTLNRLHDNYLVAVVRGKSKADAIAAVEHMIDGGIYNIEITFTTPQAEEVIQHLSQHVIDENVVIGAGTVLDSTTARLAILNGAEYVVSPHFDPEIAKMCNRYAVPYLPGCGSVTEIVQAMETGVDLVKLFPGDLLGANFIKNVHGPIPQIELMPSGGVSLDNLEDWYRKGAFAVGIGSALMKNAKDGNDSVIKENTEKFVGKFKTIRG comes from the coding sequence ATGAAAAAAATGCAGACATTAAATCGTTTACATGATAATTATCTCGTTGCTGTTGTCAGAGGCAAAAGTAAAGCAGATGCAATTGCAGCTGTAGAACATATGATTGATGGCGGTATATATAACATTGAAATTACCTTTACGACACCACAAGCAGAAGAAGTGATTCAACATTTAAGTCAACATGTAATAGACGAAAACGTGGTCATTGGTGCAGGAACGGTGTTAGATAGTACGACTGCCCGATTAGCTATTTTAAATGGCGCAGAATATGTGGTAAGTCCTCATTTTGATCCAGAGATTGCAAAAATGTGTAATCGTTACGCCGTACCTTATTTACCTGGATGTGGTTCGGTAACAGAAATTGTTCAAGCCATGGAAACAGGTGTAGATTTAGTGAAGTTATTCCCTGGTGATTTATTAGGTGCTAACTTTATTAAAAATGTGCATGGACCTATTCCTCAAATTGAACTCATGCCATCAGGTGGTGTGTCATTAGATAATTTAGAGGATTGGTATCGTAAAGGTGCATTTGCGGTCGGTATCGGTAGTGCATTAATGAAAAATGCAAAAGATGGAAATGATTCAGTAATTAAAGAGAACACAGAAAAATTTGTCGGAAAATTCAAAACAATAAGAGGGTGA
- a CDS encoding AraC family transcriptional regulator — MLNQQIFDVLKVHAFELLMIDLNHYELSDIKNISNHLKSPFTNTKSKKYKVELKKLLENMNSDRIYHYVNQFDVNFLLFKYRKYNRVVILGPFLHQRPNEKRCHEMLQQVQIKYSKLSILKQYLLQIPVCPYSQALKMAHLTVRYLKNRNVHYKVETLDFSFHRNTESHAQDKEQYEYTFNKIKICYDNENKMLTAIQNGNVDEALNLFSVMNVSVAGIRRVKDDLLNHKYKAYLLNTLCRKSIEKADVNLLIINEISANYAAEIDDATDVETLEIITKRMIFDYAQTALKVKSLNYSSNINTVIQHIKINLDHPIHLEELAELVGLAPSYLSRLFKQETGKSLSQYIMQLRVEKGRDLLLNTPMTVEEISSYVGFKQQSYFSKCFKIQYQQSPLEYKKSYSNEKVT, encoded by the coding sequence ATGTTAAATCAACAAATCTTTGATGTATTAAAAGTACATGCTTTTGAATTATTAATGATTGATTTAAATCATTACGAGTTATCAGATATAAAAAATATTAGTAATCACTTAAAGTCGCCATTTACAAATACTAAAAGTAAAAAATACAAAGTAGAGTTAAAGAAACTTTTAGAAAATATGAACAGCGATCGTATTTATCATTATGTGAATCAATTTGATGTTAATTTTTTGCTATTTAAATACAGAAAATATAATCGAGTGGTCATACTTGGTCCGTTTCTTCATCAACGACCAAATGAAAAAAGATGCCACGAAATGTTACAACAAGTACAAATTAAATATTCTAAATTATCGATATTAAAACAATATTTATTACAAATACCTGTTTGCCCGTACAGTCAAGCATTGAAAATGGCACATTTAACCGTACGATATTTAAAAAATCGAAACGTACATTATAAAGTTGAGACACTTGATTTTAGCTTTCATCGTAATACAGAATCACATGCGCAAGATAAAGAGCAATATGAGTATACATTTAACAAGATTAAAATATGTTATGACAATGAGAATAAAATGTTAACTGCTATTCAAAATGGCAATGTCGATGAAGCACTCAACTTATTTTCTGTAATGAATGTTTCAGTTGCAGGAATTAGGCGTGTTAAAGATGATTTATTAAACCATAAATATAAAGCATATCTACTTAACACACTGTGTCGTAAAAGTATTGAAAAAGCAGATGTGAATTTACTCATCATCAATGAAATATCTGCTAATTATGCAGCTGAAATTGATGACGCTACTGATGTTGAAACTTTAGAAATTATTACGAAACGAATGATATTTGATTATGCGCAAACGGCATTAAAAGTTAAATCATTAAATTATAGTTCTAATATCAACACAGTCATTCAACATATTAAGATTAATTTGGACCATCCTATACATCTAGAAGAATTGGCTGAATTAGTAGGGTTGGCGCCATCCTATCTTTCAAGATTATTTAAACAAGAAACAGGAAAGTCTTTATCTCAATATATTATGCAACTACGTGTTGAAAAGGGACGAGATTTACTACTTAATACGCCCATGACTGTAGAAGAAATATCCAGTTATGTAGGTTTCAAGCAGCAAAGTTACTTTTCAAAATGTTTTAAAATACAGTACCAACAGTCGCCCTTAGAATATAAGAAATCTTATAGTAATGAAAAGGTGACTTAA
- a CDS encoding HAD family hydrolase, giving the protein MNYSLENFQPQHDYLICVDSDGCGMDTMTIKHERAFGPALLDIWNLDDMKEQVLERWNQFNLYEITRGINRFQGLEKMLTELHEQGRTVDGYHDIKEWVDHTSTFSNPQLEQDMKAHPQKKGLRLALDWSNRVNELIGRLPSLGAFENVHSTLKHAHHDADIVIVSSANLKAVETEWTEHHLTPFLTSIFAQEVGTKKHCIQQLKQHYKPDHILVLGDARGDLQAAQDNQVYFYPILAGNEATSWSNLDQTYLKLFINNQFDNTIQDRVIQQFYNNFD; this is encoded by the coding sequence TTGAATTATTCATTAGAAAATTTTCAACCTCAACATGACTACCTTATTTGCGTAGATTCAGATGGTTGTGGCATGGATACAATGACAATCAAACATGAACGTGCATTTGGACCTGCCTTATTAGATATTTGGAATTTAGATGATATGAAAGAACAAGTTTTAGAGCGTTGGAACCAATTTAACCTATATGAAATCACACGTGGGATTAATCGATTTCAAGGTTTGGAAAAAATGCTCACAGAACTACATGAGCAAGGTCGCACTGTTGATGGTTATCATGATATTAAAGAGTGGGTCGATCATACTTCAACATTCTCAAATCCACAATTAGAACAAGATATGAAAGCGCATCCACAAAAGAAAGGACTTCGCTTAGCTTTAGACTGGTCAAACCGAGTTAACGAATTAATCGGTCGATTACCTAGTTTAGGCGCATTTGAGAATGTGCATTCAACTTTAAAACATGCACATCACGATGCTGATATTGTTATTGTATCATCTGCAAATTTAAAAGCGGTGGAAACTGAATGGACTGAACACCATCTAACACCATTTTTAACTAGTATCTTCGCACAAGAGGTAGGTACTAAAAAACATTGTATTCAACAACTTAAACAACACTATAAACCAGATCATATATTAGTTCTTGGAGATGCAAGAGGCGATTTACAAGCTGCCCAAGACAACCAAGTTTATTTCTATCCTATTTTGGCTGGAAATGAAGCAACATCTTGGTCTAACTTAGATCAAACCTACCTTAAACTATTTATCAATAATCAGTTTGATAATACTATTCAGGACCGTGTAATTCAACAATTTTATAATAATTTTGACTAA
- a CDS encoding glycoside hydrolase family 3 N-terminal domain-containing protein, whose product MVNVDLKAKPYYLDDQQIEWVENTLSQLIDEEKIGQLFFNLFSLEEDGDFNNNDLTNKDILNQYHIGGARYQGGNKHQVQNLLNDLQHNSKVPLLIAANCDSGGNGACKDGTYIASAAQCEAAQDTKVAYHAGYVSGRESQALGVNINFDPCVDILQNWRNTIVNTRAYGTTADTVIKYTNAFIEGFNETKDMITCIKHFPGDGTEERDQHLVLGVNEMTPEEWDQSFRKVYTNHIDNGVEMIMSGHIALPHYSKKLNPKLHDEDILPASLSKELITDLLKQDLNFNGLVVTDASHMLGMTASMKREDYVPLAIAAGCDMFLFFNDIEEDFNFMLQGYRKGIITEERLNDAVKRILGLKAKIHLHDKQAQNTLEKEEAALDVIGCDEHIDMQKEAADLGITLVKNTLNQLPIRPETHKNIQLYVIEGEKNGIYKSDDSVTDHLVSILENKGFNVTVNDGSTRIKGKTLDYRERVDAALVFANIVGYAAENNYRIRWSTAMSNEIPWYVHEVPTVFTSLNFTTHLHDATMVKAYINAYHSNKTSLETVIDKIMGNSDFKGKPNDLVWTNKWQAKL is encoded by the coding sequence ATGGTAAATGTAGACTTAAAAGCTAAACCCTATTATCTTGATGATCAACAAATTGAATGGGTAGAAAATACGTTATCTCAGCTCATTGACGAAGAAAAAATAGGACAATTATTTTTCAACTTATTTTCTCTAGAAGAAGATGGAGATTTTAATAATAATGACCTTACAAATAAAGATATTTTAAATCAGTATCATATAGGTGGTGCACGATACCAAGGCGGTAATAAGCATCAAGTTCAAAACCTTCTCAACGACTTACAACACAATAGTAAAGTACCGTTATTAATAGCAGCAAATTGTGATTCTGGTGGTAATGGTGCATGTAAAGATGGGACTTATATTGCCTCTGCAGCACAATGCGAAGCAGCTCAAGATACGAAAGTTGCTTATCATGCAGGCTATGTATCAGGTCGAGAATCACAAGCTTTAGGTGTTAATATCAACTTCGATCCTTGTGTAGACATTCTTCAAAACTGGCGTAATACTATCGTTAATACTCGCGCATACGGAACAACAGCTGACACTGTAATTAAATATACTAATGCTTTCATCGAAGGTTTTAATGAAACTAAAGATATGATTACTTGTATTAAACATTTCCCGGGTGATGGTACTGAAGAACGCGATCAACACCTTGTATTAGGTGTTAATGAAATGACACCTGAAGAATGGGATCAAAGTTTCCGTAAAGTGTATACCAACCATATCGATAATGGTGTAGAAATGATTATGTCTGGACATATTGCTTTGCCACATTATTCTAAAAAATTAAATCCAAAATTGCATGACGAAGATATTTTACCTGCATCATTATCTAAAGAACTTATCACAGATTTATTAAAACAAGATTTAAACTTTAATGGATTAGTTGTAACAGATGCAAGTCATATGTTAGGAATGACAGCTTCAATGAAACGTGAGGACTATGTACCGTTAGCTATCGCAGCTGGTTGCGATATGTTCTTATTCTTTAATGATATAGAAGAAGACTTCAATTTCATGCTTCAAGGTTACCGTAAAGGCATCATTACAGAAGAACGACTTAACGATGCGGTTAAACGTATTTTAGGCCTCAAAGCTAAAATTCATTTACATGATAAACAAGCACAAAACACGTTAGAAAAAGAAGAGGCTGCATTAGATGTCATCGGTTGTGATGAACATATAGACATGCAAAAAGAAGCTGCCGATTTAGGTATTACATTAGTTAAAAACACGCTCAACCAGTTACCTATTCGTCCAGAAACACATAAAAACATCCAACTTTATGTCATTGAAGGCGAAAAAAATGGTATTTATAAATCTGATGACTCAGTGACTGATCATCTTGTAAGTATATTAGAAAATAAAGGCTTTAACGTTACAGTAAATGATGGTTCAACACGAATTAAAGGTAAAACATTAGATTACCGTGAAAGGGTAGATGCAGCATTAGTATTCGCTAATATCGTTGGATATGCTGCAGAAAATAATTACCGCATCCGTTGGTCAACTGCAATGAGTAATGAAATTCCATGGTATGTTCACGAAGTACCTACTGTTTTCACATCACTCAACTTCACTACGCATTTACACGATGCAACAATGGTAAAAGCGTATATTAATGCATATCATTCAAACAAAACAAGTTTAGAAACTGTTATAGACAAAATCATGGGTAACTCTGACTTCAAGGGTAAACCTAATGATTTAGTTTGGACTAATAAATGGCAAGCTAAGTTATAA
- a CDS encoding CobW family GTP-binding protein, whose amino-acid sequence MDIVIIGGFLGGGKTTLLNHLVSEAVTQGLQPAVIMNEFGKRSVDGQLIDQEIPLNELTEGCICCAMKADVSDQLHQLYLDYQPDIVFIECSGIAEPLAVVDACLTPILAPFTRIKYMVGIVDAHMYQSLKSYPKDIQGLFYEQLSHCSHLFVNKIDLTHVNVTSQLLKELEIINPEADIQVGMYGRITLPKFTQTTDDNIQTRKSKANHQSLHQGIHHQYIDVPVKCNKLQFIDYLDALPSNIYRMKGFIQFIDQPHTYLVQYMQDQFELTPIAFEKEVPNYLVLIGKNIQYDDYRQLCNSNNVEVSY is encoded by the coding sequence ATGGATATTGTAATCATAGGAGGATTTTTAGGTGGTGGTAAAACTACATTATTGAACCATCTCGTGTCCGAAGCGGTGACACAAGGGCTGCAACCAGCAGTAATTATGAATGAGTTTGGTAAGCGAAGTGTGGATGGTCAATTAATTGATCAAGAGATCCCTTTAAATGAGCTTACTGAGGGCTGTATTTGTTGTGCAATGAAAGCAGATGTTTCAGATCAATTGCATCAACTCTATTTAGACTATCAACCTGATATTGTCTTTATTGAATGCAGTGGGATAGCAGAACCATTGGCAGTTGTAGATGCATGTTTAACACCCATCTTAGCACCATTTACTAGGATTAAATACATGGTTGGTATTGTAGATGCACATATGTATCAATCGTTAAAATCTTATCCAAAAGATATCCAAGGTTTGTTTTATGAACAATTGAGCCATTGCTCTCACTTATTTGTGAATAAAATAGATTTAACACATGTGAATGTAACGAGCCAATTATTAAAAGAATTAGAAATCATCAATCCTGAAGCGGATATTCAAGTGGGGATGTATGGTCGAATCACTTTGCCTAAGTTTACACAAACTACCGATGACAATATTCAGACGAGAAAAAGTAAAGCAAATCACCAATCGCTACATCAAGGCATTCATCATCAATACATTGATGTACCAGTGAAATGTAACAAACTACAGTTTATAGATTATTTAGACGCCTTACCGTCAAATATTTATCGTATGAAAGGATTTATTCAATTTATAGACCAACCACATACTTATTTAGTTCAATATATGCAAGATCAGTTTGAATTAACACCAATAGCATTTGAAAAAGAAGTCCCCAATTATCTCGTGTTAATTGGAAAAAACATACAATATGACGATTATCGTCAATTATGTAATAGTAACAACGTTGAAGTAAGTTATTAA
- a CDS encoding nucleoside recognition domain-containing protein: MLEVKYDLKRGYYDPIPEDTHLLTLQHISRLTSAEKALLKSTIIRNKLDISLMESVVSSSQYSHYVIQQLEQFQKERKNQTPNILQMVLGWLIILIMFALPIGMAYHFSDWLQSHYVEHCITFLGSFEYFQNGIMQHIFFGDYGVLSLGTYSFVWALPVVVLISLSSAIVEQSHLKDWITWAIEPTMIRIGLNGEDIIPLLEGFGCNAAAITQAGHQCHACTKTQCMSLISFGSSCSYQIGATLSIFSVAGHSWLFIPYLILVLVGGIIHNRLWMRTNHHPFAIQTVKKSTIHLPSVRQLSQQIWDNICMFVIQAMPIFITICFIVSIISLTPVLSLISHVFMPILMYLGIPNELSPGILFSMIRKDGMLLFNMHQGAYIQQLSIIQLLLLVFLSSTFTSCSVTMTMVFKQLGLNEGFKIIAKQMVTSLSVVIIIAMIAKLITVMS, from the coding sequence ATGTTAGAAGTGAAATATGATTTAAAACGGGGTTATTATGATCCAATTCCAGAAGACACACATCTTTTAACACTTCAGCATATATCAAGACTGACATCTGCAGAAAAGGCATTATTGAAATCAACGATTATCAGGAATAAATTGGATATATCTTTAATGGAAAGTGTAGTGTCTAGTTCTCAATATAGTCACTACGTTATTCAACAACTTGAGCAATTTCAGAAAGAGCGCAAAAATCAAACACCTAATATCTTACAAATGGTACTTGGCTGGTTGATTATATTAATCATGTTCGCATTGCCTATTGGCATGGCGTATCACTTTTCAGATTGGCTACAAAGTCATTATGTCGAACATTGCATTACTTTTTTAGGTTCATTCGAATATTTCCAAAATGGTATCATGCAGCACATTTTCTTTGGAGATTATGGTGTGTTATCGCTAGGAACATATTCATTTGTATGGGCATTACCTGTAGTGGTGTTAATCAGTTTGTCTTCAGCCATCGTTGAACAAAGCCATTTAAAGGATTGGATTACTTGGGCAATTGAACCGACGATGATACGCATTGGATTAAATGGAGAAGATATCATTCCTTTATTAGAAGGATTTGGATGTAATGCTGCGGCTATTACACAAGCAGGCCATCAATGTCATGCTTGTACCAAAACACAGTGCATGAGTTTGATTAGTTTTGGAAGTTCATGCAGTTACCAAATAGGAGCGACGCTATCTATATTTAGCGTAGCAGGGCATTCTTGGCTTTTTATACCTTATTTAATATTAGTATTGGTGGGCGGCATCATACATAATCGATTATGGATGAGGACAAATCATCACCCTTTTGCAATTCAAACTGTTAAAAAGTCCACCATTCACTTACCTTCAGTGCGACAATTGAGTCAACAAATTTGGGATAATATTTGCATGTTTGTCATTCAAGCTATGCCTATTTTTATCACAATCTGTTTTATTGTTAGTATCATTTCCTTAACACCCGTTCTATCGCTCATTTCACATGTGTTCATGCCAATATTGATGTATTTAGGTATTCCCAACGAATTATCTCCAGGTATCTTATTTTCCATGATTAGAAAAGATGGCATGTTGTTATTTAATATGCATCAGGGTGCTTACATTCAACAATTATCTATCATACAACTATTGTTATTAGTCTTTTTGAGTTCCACATTTACATCATGCTCTGTCACGATGACCATGGTATTTAAACAACTTGGATTGAATGAAGGATTTAAAATAATAGCGAAACAAATGGTGACATCACTAAGTGTGGTTATCATTATTGCAATGATTGCAAAGCTTATAACAGTTATGAGTTAA
- a CDS encoding NAD(P)/FAD-dependent oxidoreductase, whose protein sequence is MQQHRKVVIIGAGAAGIGMAITLKDFGIDDFLILEKEEIGSSFKQWPKSTRTITPSFTSNGFGMPDMNAISKETSPAFTFNQEHVSGETYAKYLEVVAYHYGISIQTNTAVTQVSMEEGLYFIKTTQGDYTADYIFVATGDFQFPNKPFKYGIHYSEVTDFNEFDKGDYVVIGGNESGFDAAIQLAKNQSTISLYTRTTGLNDEDADPSVRLSPYTHQRLSQAIQQGALIEMNVHYSVSDINFQDGRYIIYFENGHEVQTVNEPILATGFDVTQNPIVQELFETTKQDVKLTLQDESTRYPNIFLIGATVENDHAKLCYIYKFRARFAVLAHELAQREGLPVNHQMIESYQMNQMYLDDYTCCDVACSC, encoded by the coding sequence ATGCAACAACATCGAAAGGTAGTCATTATTGGCGCAGGTGCTGCGGGTATCGGCATGGCTATCACATTGAAAGATTTTGGTATAGATGATTTTTTAATATTAGAAAAAGAAGAGATAGGTTCATCATTTAAACAATGGCCTAAGTCAACTCGTACCATTACGCCATCGTTTACATCTAATGGATTTGGTATGCCAGATATGAATGCTATTTCTAAAGAGACGTCACCTGCGTTCACTTTTAACCAGGAACATGTATCTGGGGAAACGTATGCGAAATATTTAGAAGTTGTGGCTTATCACTATGGTATCAGTATTCAAACTAACACTGCTGTAACGCAAGTCTCTATGGAAGAGGGTCTATATTTCATCAAGACAACTCAAGGTGATTACACGGCAGATTATATTTTTGTAGCGACTGGTGATTTTCAATTTCCTAACAAACCATTTAAGTATGGTATTCATTATAGTGAGGTGACTGACTTCAACGAATTCGATAAGGGAGACTATGTTGTGATTGGTGGTAATGAAAGTGGTTTTGATGCTGCGATTCAATTAGCTAAAAATCAATCTACCATTTCGTTGTATACACGTACGACGGGCCTTAATGATGAGGACGCTGATCCTAGTGTAAGGTTGTCACCTTATACACACCAACGCCTAAGCCAAGCAATTCAACAAGGTGCATTGATAGAAATGAATGTGCATTATAGTGTTTCAGATATTAACTTTCAAGACGGTAGGTACATTATTTATTTTGAAAATGGTCATGAAGTACAAACTGTGAATGAACCTATTCTTGCTACCGGATTTGATGTAACACAAAACCCTATCGTTCAAGAATTATTCGAAACGACAAAGCAAGATGTGAAATTAACGCTTCAAGATGAGTCGACACGCTATCCTAATATTTTCTTAATAGGTGCTACAGTTGAAAATGATCATGCCAAGTTATGTTATATCTATAAATTCAGAGCACGATTTGCTGTATTAGCACATGAGCTTGCACAGAGGGAAGGCTTACCGGTCAATCATCAAATGATAGAATCATATCAAATGAATCAAATGTACTTAGATGATTATACTTGTTGTGATGTGGCATGTTCATGTTAG
- a CDS encoding MepB family protein, translating to MVKNLKLLQSIVILNELERIYQTAILDTVERETWNHEYEALEFKLFEYRFKSRLAKKTPKKKGYFVTLWEKDSNHQNTPLHFDQMSDYLMIYVNDQTRKGIFIFDKETLLNHGILTDNHHKGKMAFRVYPDWETYLNVTALKAQQWQHKYFINLSHSDTETQLSQIYTMIHLN from the coding sequence ATGGTAAAAAATCTTAAATTACTTCAATCTATAGTGATATTAAATGAATTAGAACGAATATATCAGACCGCCATTTTGGATACAGTTGAACGAGAAACGTGGAACCACGAATATGAAGCATTGGAATTTAAATTATTTGAATATCGTTTCAAGAGCCGTTTGGCTAAAAAGACCCCAAAGAAAAAGGGTTACTTTGTCACTTTGTGGGAAAAAGATTCTAATCATCAAAATACCCCATTACATTTTGACCAAATGAGTGATTATTTAATGATTTATGTAAACGATCAAACACGTAAAGGCATATTTATTTTCGATAAAGAAACACTGTTAAATCATGGCATTTTAACTGATAATCATCACAAAGGGAAAATGGCATTTCGTGTTTATCCAGATTGGGAAACATATTTAAATGTAACTGCTTTAAAAGCACAACAATGGCAACACAAATATTTTATCAATTTAAGTCATAGTGACACGGAGACTCAATTATCTCAAATTTATACGATGATTCATTTGAATTAA
- a CDS encoding DUF3267 domain-containing protein: MQRIDILDNPKLMKQFSQYMILLFIGFGIIFWIIERSTNTVYIFQSIIGNIVLFIILYFLIFTIHECIHGVFFKIFSPRHKVHFGYSSGMIYCAIPGGQFTPMTFLISAIAPFIIITVILITTLYLGILPKFFFFILATLHAGSCVGDFYWVLKMIQTPKNSEIETTDKGIIIYE; the protein is encoded by the coding sequence ATGCAACGCATTGATATTTTAGATAATCCTAAATTAATGAAACAGTTTTCTCAATACATGATTTTATTATTTATTGGTTTTGGTATTATTTTTTGGATTATAGAGAGAAGTACTAATACTGTATATATATTTCAATCAATTATAGGTAATATTGTACTTTTTATTATTTTATATTTCTTAATTTTTACAATTCACGAATGTATTCACGGTGTTTTTTTCAAAATATTTTCACCTAGACACAAAGTTCATTTTGGATATTCTAGTGGAATGATTTATTGTGCTATACCTGGTGGACAATTTACACCTATGACTTTTCTAATTAGTGCTATCGCACCATTTATAATTATAACAGTGATATTAATTACTACGCTTTATTTAGGTATATTACCAAAGTTTTTCTTTTTTATTTTGGCTACATTACATGCTGGTAGTTGTGTTGGAGACTTTTATTGGGTTCTTAAAATGATTCAAACTCCAAAAAACTCAGAAATTGAAACTACTGATAAGGGCATTATTATTTATGAATGA
- a CDS encoding helix-turn-helix transcriptional regulator — protein MRNRIKELRARDGYNQTQLAKKAGISRQTVSLIERNDFTPSILTAMKIARIFNEPVESIFIIEEEDL, from the coding sequence TTGAGAAATCGAATTAAAGAATTACGAGCAAGAGATGGATATAATCAAACTCAATTAGCTAAGAAAGCTGGTATATCAAGACAAACCGTCTCTTTGATAGAACGTAATGACTTCACACCTTCTATACTTACAGCTATGAAAATCGCTCGTATATTTAATGAACCCGTAGAAAGTATCTTTATCATCGAGGAGGAAGATTTATGA